The Diachasmimorpha longicaudata isolate KC_UGA_2023 chromosome 2, iyDiaLong2, whole genome shotgun sequence genome segment TAGTGAGGAGCTACTAGCGCCGTCACGTGACGTTACCCCACTCTGCGGATTGGCTATATAAACTCCTGCACTTTAGGAGCTCCTCGGCAGTTGGTGCTCGGTTCGACTTGGGTATTGAATTCCCCTGGCTAGGTCTCTAAGCAACGTTTTTCTCCTACACCAGCCTTTCTATGTACTTGGCATTATCTGCACTTTCTCTTCCTCATACCAGGGATTAAGAATTAGCTAACCTGCTCGTACACTGGTGCATTCTCTGCACACAACCGCCATCGGGCTCCCCCCTCTTACCGAATTTTGAGGAGTTGGTGGCTCTCTAGTCTCTGGACACCAGCCCACGCACGTGGCTCACCAGGACATGCTTAGATTGTTAGCTCATCGGCCTAAGCTTACCCTGACGTGCTCGCTATACCCTTCATTTACTTTTCGCTTTATCTAACTTAAATGCGGGTCTTTCTTTGATGGTCTTGATTCAGAGACTGCGAACGGCCGAAAGAAATTAGTGACAAAGTCTcgtgaaaaaattctgtcaCGTAAGGAAGTATCCATTTACTGATTCGCTGTATACCTTATTGGGGTTTTCACATTGTATTTCCAGCATTGTTTGTTCTTGGATGAAGAATCAAACGGTTAGATTATGTgtttaatttaaatgaatgTTGGACGGTATATTTTAAGAAATACGCGATATCATTATTCAGTGCAATAGCAAACACTTTCACAATTTAATGTGTTCTACAAAATTGGGATTATTTGACTTGGAGAAATTCTAATTTCTAAATTTAAAGGGTTTGTATAAAATATTGATGTTATTTGCTGCGCTTCGAGTAAGGCCGAAATATATCTAGTAGCTCCGCGTTATTACAAATTGTAGACGAGGCTTAAAGAGACTTATTTTACAGAATGTCTATTAATACATATACCATTTCGTATGCATATTACTGAATCAGTCAGTGAACTGGGATTGACAGGAAATTGAGTGGGAGAGGAAAGAGGATGATGACGTGGAAAAGGAGGGTAGATAGTCGGGGTCTTACGTGGGTCGTAGGGGCCGCCGTGACATTTACTGGACAATAAGTGACCGTATGAAACTCATAGCGGATCAAATACCATGATGGATTTGAAGTAAACAGATAGCTTTTGAAAATCACGtacttaaaaaatttcttaattCTCGGGAATTCATGATAATGATCGTCGCAGGAAATACATTGAACAGATTCCAGCGttgtaaattaataaaattaacaacAAGGTTTAAAATTCGAAAGGATAGTCTAGAGACTGCGGGGAAACGCGTGTGTGGCTTAAAGAAATTAAATCTGGATATCGGGGAAACAATTGAATGAGCAATTGAGGacataaaaaatggaatattcGAAATCgtcgataaaaaaacaaagaaattCGTAGAATACTGGGGAACGAATAAGTAATTGTATTCGCGCCTCTTCCTTCGAGATCAAGACTATATGTAGTACCTCCATCGCTCTGCCGATGTCGCCACAACATTCAGAGACAACCAAAAAAGAATACTTGTATTGGTACTACTCTGAACCCTCCATTACCCATGTTTTTCATTCTACGTTGTTGTGCCGAAGGCGTCACATCCAGCCcgattataattttaaaagaaaatgggaaaaagaaaatattattcatcaGAAGAAGAGGACTATTGGAAGGAAAAAGTACGACGACTACAAGACGAGCTAGAGGACGTTCTGGACAGGAAAATTAAGAAGGGTAGGCTTGAATCCACCACGGTTTGATTGAGGTTACGTGACGTGACCATTCATTGCTTGGTCCAACTGGCAGTTGAAATGAAACACCAGGTTCTCTTTCGGTCCAACCGACTGATGAACATTTTATTCGCTGTTGGTCCAACTGACAGTTAGAATAAAAAACCGAATTCTCCTTCGGTCCAACCGACTGAGACATTCATATTGATGCGTGTTTGGTTCAActaaacacacacacacaaaaaaaaaaaaaaaaaagacaaagtGACGATCGTAAGTATTACTTTGTTATTAGGTCGAAGAGATGATAAGCATAAACGTGCGAAGGGATCACATTCACGTCACCGAGCCTACTCTCGTTCAGGGGACCGATCACGTCGATCAAAACGCTCATACACTCGTTATTATAACCGCAGTTATTCGAGAAGTATATCACCAGCGTTCAGACCCGCCAGACCCGCTTCCTCTGAATCCACGTGCAGTTCAGACGACGTCAAATCGATTCGTTCAGTGGAAAATCCTCAGAATTCCCAACAAATTGTTCAGATACAAAATTCCCTTCCTGAGGTGGGAGACTCAACGCCAGGGAATCTGCCAACAATCCAGACGACTGTTGTGCCCCGAGCCCAAACAGATGTTAACCTAACCTCTACATCCAATGTTGTTGTTGCTGAAACACCATTACAAACAGATGAGCTAGAAGCGATTGGCGATAAGGTTATCAAAAGTAGAGAGTTAGCCCCAGCTGCACACTCTGAGGTTCTCGACAGATTCGGATTACtggagataattaaaaaaggTTTGCCTATAGATGAACGGAAAAATCTGGCAGGTAAATTTCTACTCCCCAGCAACTGCTTGTTCCTCGATCCCCCAAAATTAAATGGGAGTGTTAAATCGTCGATACAAGACACAATCCTTAAAAGAGACACTCGAATTATCGAGAAACAGAGTAAAGTAGCTATGGGCCTGAGTGGTCTGATGCAAATCTGTTCCCTGGTATTGAAGTTACCGGTAAGTGAAGAAAAGTCAGCACTACTCTCCACTCTCACGGGGGTCACTCGCATAGTCACAGATATTCAACACGATGAGACGTGTATTCGTCGTAATTTATTGTTGAAAAACGTGAATGCATCCATGAGAGATACTTTGCTGTCAACGATCCCAGATGAGTGGCTTTTTGGAACTGATGTGGAGGAAAAGGTTAAGGCGGCCAAGGCAATGGCATTGGTTACAAATGCTCTGAAACCACATCCACACCAGGGACAGGCTAATGTTACTCCAAAAAACGGGAAGAGCCTGCTGCGTGGATCGACGACGACAAATCACCAATCATCGGCGTCAGGCGGGCACAAAAATCGATCTTTTCCAaagaacaaatcgacttcgaACTCCAGGGCCCCTCGGAAATCCTCCAGCCAGCCCAACCCCCGATTCAAGAAGTATTAGAACCGGTAAGTAAAACAGCAGGACGGTTAAGATCTTTCGTGGAAACTTGGACATATATCACCTCAGATAATATTATTCTGAGCTGGGTTAAAGGCGTAAAAATTCCCTTTACGACTCAAGTTTCCCAAACAACAATCCCGGCAGAACCAGAAAGATCTAAAGAAGAGCAGCTGATCACGTCAGATCTGCTCACCGAATTGATAGCAAAAGGAGCAGTTCGAAAGACAATTCCATGCAAGAATCAATtcatttctccaatttttcttgTACCTAAACCGGATGGGTCGTACAGACTTATCTTAAACTTAAAGAAATTgaacaaattcattaaaacTCAGCATTTTAAGTTGGAGGACGATAAAATAGTTCGACGTATCCTCACACCTGGGTGTTTCATGGCTCATATTGATTTAAAAGATGCTTATTATTTACTTGCAATAGCTGAAAAAGACCgaaaatttttacgttttcAATTCCTAGGAGAACTTTATGAGTTTACTTGTTTACCATTCGGTTTAAACGTTGCCCCTTATATTTTCACTAAACTACTGAAGCCAGTTGTCTCTGTATTACGAAAAAAGGGTTACAAGTCAGTTTTCTACCTAGATGATGGACTACTAATTGGAGATTCTCGAGAGACTGCAGACAACAATGTCAAAGAGACTTGCTTATTATTTGAATCTTTgggatttattataaattacgATAAAAGTTGCTTGCAGCCCTCTCAACAATGCCAATTTCTTGGGTTCATTTATGATTCTCAAGAAATGTCAATTGAATTACCCCAGAAGAAAAAAGATAAAGTATTAAATCAGGTGGTAgaaataaagaagaaaaataagttGAAAATCCGAACATTTGCTAAATTCATCGGTAGCATAAATGCGTGTTGTCCTAGTTTGAAATATGGAAGAGTACACGTTAGAAATTTCGAAAGATTAGAATACTTAGccctattaaaaaatcataatgatTATGGGGCCTCTATGCTACTTGAAGGGATATCCCAATCTGACTTATGTTGGTGGGAGAATAACATTACTCGTGCGAAGAACTCAATTAAATGTTTCAAACCTATCATGGAAATATTCTCAGATGCCTCTAACAGTGGTTGGGGTGCTTATTATGATAAAATGAAAGCACATGGTTTTTGGAAATTCGATGGGGAACGACAGAAACATATTAATGAGTTGGAATTGATTGCAGCTTTAATGGGTTTAAAAACATTCGCGAACGACGCAAGAAGCTGTGACATTCTCTTGAGAATCGACAATACCACGGCGATTGcccacataaataaaaaaggggGGGTTAAGTTCccaaaattaaacagagtttCGAAAGAAATTTGGGAATTTTGCGAGAAACGAGATTTATGGGTATTTGCGTCATACATTGCCTCCGAAGAAAATTTAGAAGCAGATTTCGAATCACGAagagaagaatcggaaattgaATTTGGGTTGTGTCACGAGGCGTTTCAGAGGATTATTAAAATGTTTGGTCGACCAGAGATCGATTTATTTGCATCGAGAGCTAATACAAAGTGCAAGAAATACGTAAGCTGGAAGCGAGACCCAGAATCAATTGCGATCGATGCGTTTACTATTCCATGGAATAAGTATTTCTTTTACGCATTCCCACCGTTCTCAGTTATCCTCCGTGTTTTACAAAAAATCCAATCTGAAAAAACTGAAGGCATTGTTGTTGTGCCTGATTGGCCAGCTCAAGCCTGGTTTCCAACATATATGTCAATGGCAATTGGGCCCCCCATTTATTTTGAAGCTCAGGCTAACTTACTCGTATCTTCTCACAGGAAGCCACATCGTCTATGGCAAAAACTTACCCTGGTGGCTGCGCTCTTATCAGGGAGGCCTACGAAAGACAAAATATTCCAAGAGATACAGCCGAGATAATGTTATCGTCACTGAGCGAGTCTTCAAGAAGACAATACGAATgtggtttcaaaaaatggtGGGTTTTTTGCGAGAAAAATACGGAGGACGTGTTTGAGAGCTCTCCCCAGGTAGTATTGAGTTTTTTAACTGAAGAATTCGAAAAAGGATCCAAATATGGAACTCTGAACTCTTATCGTTCTGCTTTAGGGCTTCTATATGGGCCAAGTttaggagagaattttttaacaaaacgTTTTTTCAAAGGTGTTTCAAAAAAGCGGCCATTATTACCGAAATATGACTGTACTTGGAATCCTCAAGTTGtcttaaattatttatgtgaatggggaaaaaatgCATCACtttctttggaaaaattgacTCAAAAACTAACAGTACTGTTGATGTTGGTTACTGGACACCGCATGCAGACCCTATCACTTATTAATATAGATAATATTACGGAAGTAAGTTCtggttttgaaataaaaattcctgatAACATTAAGACTTCAGGAATAGGTAAACTCCAACCTCTCTTGAAATTACCTTATTATAAACAAGATGAGTTAATTTGTCCAGCATCGGCTCTCTCATATTATTTAGAAAGTACAAAAAAGCTCAGGTgcgaacagaaaaaattgttactcTCGTACCAAAAGCCACATAAGGCCGTGAGTACGTCTACCTTAAGCCGATGGATTAAAGATGTTCTAAAAAAAAGTGGCATCAATACTGCCAAGTTTTCAGCATACAGCACACGTCACGCAGCCACCTCAGCGGCTAAGCGTGAAGGGGTTTCGATTGATACTATCATAAAGACTGCTGGTTGGTCTAAGAACTCTAAAACCTTTGCTCGGTTTTACAATCGGGAATTAGCGCAAGAGTCTCAAGAATTCGCTAATGCTGTGTTGAAACCAAAAATATGTTGAAAAATGTCTATGATAAGTTATTTTAtgatattaatataattcgttctggatttgaataaaaaaccgTAACCATCTCTAAAAGTCTACATATAGTCTTGATCTCGAAGGAAGAGGCGCGAATACAATTGTAAGATTAAACGAACTTACCTGTAAGTGAAGTTCAATCATAATTGTATTCGCGCCTCTTCCGAGAGATCACCCACccttaaataaagaaaatcaaCATCCTCGGATGATCCCCGACCCTGGGAGTTCCACAAACTCCCTTGGTTACGGTTGCTCTggaagaatgaaaaacatGGGTAATGGAGGGTTCAGAGTAGTACCAATACAAGTATTCTTTTTTGGTTGTCTCTGAATGTTGTGGCGACATCGGCAGAGCGATGGAGGTACTACATATAGTCTTGATCTCTCGGAAGAGGCGCGAATACAATTATGATTGAACTTCACTTACAGGTAAGTTCGTTTAATCTTACAATTAAGAGGCAActataacgaaaaaaatattctgcgaCGGAACAGACGTCGTGGGCCGATTTTCTCTCCAACCGTGTCGCTTTGATCACAGAAATACCAAGCCACATCCAAACCCTCGTGGTGATCAAGAAAAACCATGGTCAATGTTGGCCAGCACGACACCCATCGACTAAGCTTCATTAGGAAATGGTATTTCCTGGAGATTGTTGGTGCCTAGACTTTCCTTCGACGATTTCCGAAGAATGAAACTTTCAAAGATTTACCAAATTAGGCCACCGTCGTCGGTTCATTAGGAAGTATTCAttcgtttttttattctatttacaCTCCACCAGATTCATATAAACATTCTGATTCCAATGGTGTAAAATGAACGAAGTATACATCAAAACTAATGGCATGTGAAAATATTCAGttatttattatgaaaatatttgtcatCATGGAAACATAATTTTACCCctcttgagaaaattcattgaacgATAATTGAGCTGTTACCAACACACGTAAAGCATGACGTAATGTCTGTCAATGTAAGCTGCCTCGTCCCCATCATAACTCGTCAAGACATTTCATCCCGGCTTATCGATTTTCGCTACCCCTCCCTGTTCAATTCTTGATACTCGATACAACCGACGGTCGATTAAATTCCCTCATACCATGGCAGGTTCGCCAGCCGCATGGCACTATCGAAGATTGTGTTGagctgaaaaattttttcccatgTTACCCAAAAGTATTTCAATCTCGTTAGAACTCTATCTCTCACGCCTAAATAAACACCCTCCATATTATATGACAACAGAAAACGAAAtcgcaaaaaaattgtacatgcggaaatggaattttttatcaaaagtattgaaagaaaaaaatatttgtcatttgtacataatttttatgtcatATCGAATAACACATGTTATGAAATTTATGATATGGAAATCATCTTGAGAGCTCTACATTTAAGATTACTTTATTGCAAATATGGCTTGTAACGATTAGTTATTTCGGTCGTACTGGCCTATAAAACAAATTAAACAATATAATAGTGTTGAGGTTTAAATTTGCTGTCGGAAAGTGACAGGTGTCCGCAGTAAATTTTCCTccctcatattttttattcaatactcAAAACATATATTTCCCCGATCGTCCTTCAACATTTGCGACTGGCGAGTGTACTGTTACGTTCAAATACAATATTTACTGTCAAAGGAAAAATACGCATCAGATAAGTTGATGCCTTTAAGTGGCCATATGGCTAGCAAATTCTTATGTCCTCAATAATGACATTTGACCTTGCACAATAACCGCATTGAAATATTCACTCTGATGGTAAGGTACGTGGTTCCTCAAATGATCTCAATTTATCGATGCACACAGAGACATTTCCTATAACAATTCTAGTTCGGGTACTGGGAAATAGTACAATTCCTCAAATGTGAGCAAATCTAATATTCTTAATGTACAATTACTGGGGATTTGTAGCgaattttcacaaaagttGGGGAAAAATTCACTTTAAAGCTAATTAAATTTCCTGGACCAGCACTAGAATCTTTGCCTGACCAGTACAAGAAAACCAGAAGTTTCTCTGCGCATGTAGATTGGATAAGTTCGTTGTTTTAAAATTACTACAGAATCAAGTATAtgcaaatttattcatttaaattcgCAAATTACATTAAATCGCGCTATACATTTTCTTTATCAACTGCATATGTTGTTTGCTCTTACGGCTGTTATGATAACGTTCCCGCTTCACAACCGATCCACTTCGTTCTTGAAGTTTCTTATTCTTTTCTTAATCACACTTCGGCAATTTTATTGctgagaatttatttataattcgaTGGAATTCATTCTAATGTAATATCTTATTAATCACAGACTTCTACAGTCATGCAAGCCGTCTttgatgttttatttttatcgccttacttttatttaaatttgaatTCGGACATTgtcttttttataaaatagttACAAATGAAAGTTGCAGATTATTTGTCAGATGTTCAACTGGAAGTGAAATTGTTGGTTGAATGGGCTCCCTGTTGTAGTCAGATTATAGAATCACGTGGAAGAAATGAGAgcaaaaaaacaagaaaaatgtATCATCGCGATGCATGAATTATTAGGTTCATTGTGTCCTTGATATATTTGCGTTTGCACTTAAAAATAAATGCGTTGTTCTCGAGGAAAGTTTCCGAATTATGAATTCAAAATCTTAAATAATAATGCAgcgaacaaaatttttttctactagATCCGACGTGATTTCTTTAATAAGAAAACTAAACTTTCACGTAAATATAAGAAAAtatggtttatttcaattctaATGTCACTAATTAAATCAATTAGAATTTTATAAGGTTGCCCAGTGAGAATtcccatatttttcaaaacaacCGGCGTAAAATGactaacaattttcatttttcccacaaCTGCTGTCCACAATAGTCATAGCTCAAGACAATGAAGTTGCGAACTGCAGTTTATTTCACAAGAAATTGGAGAGTTTGTGATGCAGTGCAGAGTTCACGATTCATGAAGTCAAATTGGATAAATTCCCTCCGCTCGAGCAATTTTTCTGAAGTATCTTGTTTTCAGTTACCGAGACGGGTGCGTCTGATTGCCAGAGTCAGTGACGAGCCAAAGGGGCAACTGTAAACTAAGGAAATGAAAACGTCGAGCATCAGGACGGATGAAGAGAAAAGAGAGAGCCCCGAGGATTCATAATGAAAGTGGTGAAAGAAAGACACTACTCAACTGTCTAGCGAATAAGCGGCCCAAGAGTTCAACGTGATACTCGTTTTACAAATTTGTGGGTTCATTCAAAGGTACGTTTAAGATTGAACATAAAGAAATTCGTTCCTCTCAGCTCGTTGTACCTCAGAATAAGATAATgatggagagaggaagaaacgtGATTACTCCCTTGTGATTTGGGAGGCCAGTCGTACAGCACAGCGAGTCGATCGCCTGCATTTATCGACCAGAAAACCCCTTCCCATTCTCGTgctacctttttttttatcccccatATCCACCTACTTCCTCTCGTCAACGATATTACTGCGGATGATGTATAAACTGCACGCAAATCCAATTGGGTGcctatcagaatttttttcgtgctgaaggagaattcaattttaattctcaGGGCTTATCCTGTTTGGATGTAGTTGACAGAGGTATTTGGATATAAAGGTAGTTGTTGAGTGCGGAGAATTATCTGAATGGAAAAGGCAATTGGTTTACTTCTATTTGAAGTTCAAATTCCTTCATTCAGTTACTCTTATCATTGAAATAGGTTGTTGTTAATTGTGTTGGAATGTGTAGTGGGTGAAAAGAATCAGCTAATGAATTTCGATTATGGTTGTTCCAATTAATGAAGTTGTTAGATAAAGTAAGCTAGTCCTGGAACGATTTGTTTATCATTGTTTATTGTAATGACTATTCCTAATTTTTTAGATAAAGCTCTCCTTCTTACTACTCTCACTGTGAGGCAGACCCTTCCAACAACTTCTCTCCAGTCCCCGTCCTCTCTCATGCACACCCATATTGAAGAGTACACATGTAACTTCACTCAAGTCTCGTTCTCAACAGCAGTGTTGAATGTTCATCTGACAGAAGTAGATTATGATACTTGCGAAATACATTGGTGAAAGCGCTATTTTCGTGTCCGAACGGcgaaaattaaatgatatgTATAAAGTGAGTTCGACTGCTTAAAACTTAACTTCATTTACGAAATTTACATGTACTAAGTCGCtccacaaaattaaatttgaagaGAGAGATCAAATAATTAACGATTACATGAGCAGTCTGCCAATAGTACATTGTGCGATAATCTGAGCTTAAAAATGCCATTT includes the following:
- the LOC135159789 gene encoding uncharacterized protein LOC135159789, producing the protein MGKRKYYSSEEEDYWKEKVRRLQDELEDVLDRKIKKGRRDDKHKRAKGSHSRHRAYSRSGDRSRRSKRSYTRYYNRSYSRSISPAFRPARPASSESTCSSDDVKSIRSVENPQNSQQIVQIQNSLPEVGDSTPGNLPTIQTTVVPRAQTDVNLTSTSNVVVAETPLQTDELEAIGDKVIKSRELAPAAHSEVLDRFGLLEIIKKGLPIDERKNLAGKFLLPSNCLFLDPPKLNGSVKSSIQDTILKRDTRIIEKQSKVAMGLSGLMQICSLVLKLPVSEEKSALLSTLTGVTRIVTDIQHDETCIRRNLLLKNVNASMRDTLLSTIPDEWLFGTDVEEKVKAAKAMALVTNALKPHPHQGQANVTPKNGKSLLRGSTTTNHQSSASGGHKNRSFPKNKSTSNSRAPRKSSSQPNPRFKKY